Proteins encoded by one window of Nitrospiria bacterium:
- the cysC gene encoding adenylyl-sulfate kinase: MKKTTNTKGKKTNPTKRTRTRTSKPKKIPIQGGVIWLTGLSGAGKSTLSQMVGPALRERGCKIEVLDGDVIRTNLSKGLGFSRDDRNTNIRRIGFVSNLLARNGVWVLVAAISPYRAIRQDVRENVVRDGAKFVEVFITCPLDVLEERDPKGLYKKARSGKLTGFTGISDPYEEPTTPEIIIHSNKETPEESARQILNYLYSLGL, from the coding sequence TTGAAAAAAACCACCAACACAAAAGGAAAGAAAACTAACCCAACAAAGAGAACGCGGACCCGAACCAGCAAACCCAAGAAAATACCCATTCAAGGAGGTGTCATCTGGTTGACAGGCCTTTCCGGGGCAGGGAAAAGCACCTTAAGCCAAATGGTCGGTCCCGCTCTTAGAGAAAGGGGATGTAAGATTGAGGTTTTGGATGGGGATGTGATACGAACCAATTTAAGCAAGGGGCTCGGTTTTTCCAGAGACGATCGAAATACCAATATTCGAAGAATTGGTTTTGTTTCCAACCTTCTGGCGCGAAATGGCGTTTGGGTTTTAGTAGCTGCCATCTCCCCCTATCGGGCCATTCGGCAGGATGTTCGTGAGAATGTGGTGAGGGATGGGGCCAAATTTGTCGAGGTCTTTATCACTTGTCCCTTAGATGTATTGGAAGAAAGAGACCCAAAGGGGTTATACAAAAAAGCCCGGTCGGGCAAATTAACAGGTTTTACCGGGATCTCAGATCCGTATGAGGAACCCACCACTCCCGAAATCATTATCCATTCCAACAAGGAAACTCCCGAAGAAAGCGCCAGACAAATCCTCAACTATCTGTATTCTCTGGGACTATAG
- a CDS encoding 3D domain-containing protein → MIRMSAIFLVTIFTTLSATAEGDWISKPEGKWLKVRATAYEPSERSCGVWADGITSTGIPARVGTIAVDPTVIPLGSRLFVPEYGWGVAEDVGGAIKGKRIDVFFWTVEEALDWGIQDLDVFVMPGDAPSFTENDTPMGGHRII, encoded by the coding sequence ATGATTCGGATGAGCGCCATATTTTTAGTGACCATTTTTACCACCCTTTCTGCAACTGCTGAGGGAGACTGGATTTCCAAACCTGAAGGGAAATGGCTCAAAGTCAGGGCCACAGCGTATGAGCCCTCCGAGCGCTCCTGCGGAGTATGGGCCGATGGCATTACGTCAACAGGGATTCCTGCCCGGGTGGGGACCATTGCAGTTGATCCAACGGTTATACCCCTTGGTAGTCGGTTATTTGTTCCGGAATACGGCTGGGGTGTTGCTGAAGATGTGGGAGGTGCCATTAAAGGGAAACGGATTGATGTGTTTTTCTGGACCGTTGAAGAAGCGTTGGATTGGGGGATTCAGGATCTGGATGTGTTCGTGATGCCTGGGGACGCCCCCTCTTTTACGGAGAACGATACTCCCATGGGGGGACACAGGATTATTTGA
- a CDS encoding glycosyltransferase family 4 protein produces MSLKIAMVVACPFPANHGTPGGIRELAQAVSDKGHKVHIVTYHYGEGLNPRGVKLHRIWDWGFKKKMVVGPTKEKPVLDLLMVVKLCGVIFREKIDLIHGHNYEGALIGFFASVLTRRPLVYHAINTMIDELPSYNFFKPKILAVWIARFLDFVVPRLGDEIIAISEDLVRFLKSRNISQGRVHLIPLGVDTQRFEGLDPLAMRKKYGWGDRLLVVYTGTVDRFQRIDYLLNAMQIVCQNIPKATLFLVCNVPSEKDLKECHRMVEACNLTDHVEINHKASMEEVPFFLSGADVAVVSRPDCPGFPIKLLNYMAAAKAIVLFEGTSKGLEHLKNAFIVKDHDYQAMAQGIITILSDFQLREKLGRNAKEWVDEKFAWPTLVQQIEQVYFKLVNK; encoded by the coding sequence ATGTCATTAAAAATTGCTATGGTGGTGGCCTGCCCTTTTCCGGCCAATCACGGGACTCCGGGAGGAATTCGGGAGTTGGCTCAGGCGGTTTCCGATAAGGGTCATAAGGTTCATATTGTTACCTACCATTATGGGGAGGGATTAAATCCGCGTGGTGTTAAGTTGCACCGAATTTGGGACTGGGGGTTTAAAAAGAAAATGGTGGTGGGGCCCACAAAAGAAAAACCGGTATTGGATTTACTCATGGTGGTTAAACTGTGTGGCGTGATTTTCCGTGAAAAGATTGACCTGATTCATGGGCATAACTATGAAGGTGCTCTGATCGGTTTTTTTGCAAGCGTTTTAACCCGAAGACCCTTGGTATACCATGCCATCAATACCATGATTGATGAGTTACCCTCTTATAACTTCTTTAAACCCAAAATTCTTGCGGTCTGGATTGCCCGCTTTTTAGATTTTGTGGTCCCCCGATTGGGAGATGAAATCATTGCCATATCGGAGGATTTGGTCCGGTTTTTAAAAAGCCGGAATATAAGCCAGGGAAGGGTTCACTTAATTCCCCTTGGGGTAGACACCCAACGGTTTGAGGGTTTAGACCCATTGGCCATGAGGAAAAAATATGGGTGGGGGGATCGTCTTTTGGTTGTTTATACGGGAACGGTGGATCGGTTTCAAAGGATTGATTACCTATTAAATGCCATGCAGATCGTTTGTCAAAATATACCCAAGGCAACGCTTTTTTTGGTTTGTAATGTTCCATCCGAAAAAGACCTAAAAGAATGTCACCGTATGGTGGAAGCGTGCAACCTCACGGACCATGTAGAAATTAATCATAAAGCCTCTATGGAGGAGGTTCCTTTTTTTCTTTCGGGGGCCGATGTTGCGGTGGTGAGTCGCCCGGATTGTCCGGGGTTTCCCATTAAACTTTTAAATTATATGGCTGCGGCCAAGGCGATTGTTCTCTTTGAGGGAACCTCCAAGGGCCTTGAGCACCTAAAGAATGCTTTTATTGTGAAGGACCATGATTATCAAGCTATGGCTCAGGGAATTATTACCATTCTCTCGGATTTTCAATTGCGGGAAAAACTGGGAAGGAATGCTAAAGAGTGGGTGGATGAGAAATTTGCATGGCCTACACTGGTTCAACAGATTGAACAGGTTTATTTTAAATTAGTTAATAAATAG
- the moeB gene encoding molybdopterin-synthase adenylyltransferase MoeB, translated as MGFSEEQIERYSRHILLPEVGGKGQKKIGEAKVFIVGAGGLGSPVALYLAAAGIGTLGMVDGDVVDVSNLQRQVIHHTQDVGVLKVRSAKKKIEEMNPDVKVVVFEEHLHSKNILSLIRDYDILIDGTDNFPAKFLINDAAVLSQKPLIHGGILRFEGQAMTIIPNQTACYRCIFKGPPPSGLVPSCQEAGVLGVLAGLIGTIQATEVLKLILNIGNPLFNRILVYDALKVRFREVPVKRNPACPVCGEKPTITELVDYEQEVCRI; from the coding sequence ATGGGTTTTTCAGAAGAACAGATTGAACGGTATAGTCGCCATATTTTATTACCCGAAGTAGGTGGCAAGGGTCAAAAGAAAATTGGGGAAGCCAAAGTTTTCATTGTTGGGGCAGGGGGGTTAGGCTCTCCGGTTGCCCTTTATTTGGCGGCCGCGGGAATCGGGACTTTGGGGATGGTCGATGGGGATGTGGTCGACGTGTCTAACCTGCAAAGACAAGTCATTCATCATACCCAGGATGTGGGTGTTTTGAAGGTTCGTTCTGCCAAAAAAAAGATTGAAGAAATGAATCCCGATGTGAAGGTTGTAGTCTTTGAAGAACATCTCCACTCAAAGAATATTCTTTCTTTGATCCGAGATTATGATATTTTAATCGATGGGACTGACAACTTTCCGGCAAAATTCTTAATCAATGATGCTGCTGTTTTAAGCCAAAAACCTTTGATTCATGGAGGTATTCTGCGTTTTGAGGGTCAGGCCATGACCATTATTCCTAATCAAACTGCTTGTTATCGATGCATATTTAAAGGGCCTCCTCCTTCTGGCCTGGTTCCTAGTTGTCAGGAGGCAGGTGTGCTGGGGGTTTTGGCCGGCTTAATCGGGACCATTCAGGCGACGGAGGTGTTAAAATTAATTCTGAATATTGGGAACCCTCTTTTTAATAGGATTTTAGTCTATGATGCTCTGAAGGTCCGTTTTAGAGAAGTTCCCGTCAAGCGGAACCCTGCCTGCCCGGTTTGTGGAGAAAAACCGACCATTACCGAGTTGGTAGACTATGAACAAGAGGTCTGCAGGATTTAA
- a CDS encoding M67 family metallopeptidase: MLTISRSLYDTIISHAQAEAPNECCGLLVGREGQISHIYRIRNLEDSDRIRELKIPSDRAVRYFMDERQMMDAMTNMRDNRLDLLAIYHSHPRTEAYPSATDIRLAYYPDSFYLIVSLENPKQPDANLFRIVDGKVTPQTLKILENGA, translated from the coding sequence ATGTTAACCATTTCCCGTTCCCTTTACGATACCATCATTTCCCATGCCCAGGCTGAAGCCCCTAACGAGTGTTGCGGCCTATTGGTGGGTCGAGAGGGACAAATCAGCCATATCTATCGGATTCGAAATCTGGAAGATTCGGATCGAATCCGGGAATTGAAAATTCCTTCTGACCGGGCCGTCCGTTACTTTATGGATGAACGCCAAATGATGGATGCCATGACCAATATGCGGGATAACCGTTTAGACCTTCTTGCTATTTATCATTCCCATCCCCGGACCGAGGCCTACCCCTCCGCAACGGATATCCGTTTGGCGTATTACCCGGATTCGTTTTATTTGATTGTCTCCCTGGAGAACCCAAAACAGCCTGATGCCAATCTATTTCGCATTGTCGATGGAAAGGTAACCCCTCAGACCCTAAAGATATTAGAAAACGGTGCATAA
- the speE gene encoding polyamine aminopropyltransferase — MTESKNYKWFLDFLSPDEGHMLGVKTILHTKQTKFQQMEIMEISNYGRCLILDGKMQSSERDEFIYHEALVHPALLTHPSPKRVFVVGGGEGATLREILRHKSVEHVLMVDIDQEVVESAKKFLPEWHQGAFDDPRVELQFLDARKYLEETQEVYDIIIIDISEPVEEGPAYLLYTREFYNILMKRLTKEGIISLQAGTTALTSLLNFSAVYQTLKSVFPVVSPYEAWIPSFGLPWGFELASKKLRPQDLSPEEVDRRIKDRVTGELRYYDSAVHQGQFLLPKHVRRAIEKEERLIEDNQPLFIYS, encoded by the coding sequence ATGACCGAATCAAAGAACTACAAATGGTTCCTTGATTTCCTAAGTCCGGATGAAGGTCATATGCTAGGGGTGAAAACCATTCTTCACACCAAGCAGACCAAATTCCAGCAAATGGAAATTATGGAAATTTCCAATTATGGTCGTTGCCTGATTCTAGATGGGAAAATGCAATCCAGCGAACGTGATGAGTTTATTTATCATGAAGCCTTGGTGCATCCCGCCTTGCTCACCCACCCTTCCCCCAAACGGGTCTTTGTCGTAGGGGGAGGCGAAGGAGCCACCCTCCGGGAAATTCTCCGACATAAAAGCGTTGAACATGTGTTGATGGTGGATATCGACCAGGAAGTCGTGGAAAGCGCCAAAAAATTTCTTCCCGAATGGCACCAGGGTGCATTTGATGATCCCAGAGTAGAGCTTCAATTTTTAGATGCCCGGAAATATCTGGAAGAGACCCAAGAAGTATACGATATCATTATTATTGATATATCCGAGCCTGTCGAGGAAGGACCGGCCTATCTTCTATACACACGGGAGTTCTATAACATCCTAATGAAGCGCTTAACCAAAGAAGGAATCATTTCACTACAAGCCGGGACCACGGCATTGACTTCTTTATTAAATTTTAGCGCAGTTTATCAAACCCTGAAATCTGTCTTCCCAGTGGTGTCCCCCTATGAGGCGTGGATCCCCTCGTTTGGTCTGCCGTGGGGATTCGAACTGGCTTCCAAGAAACTTCGTCCTCAGGACCTTTCTCCTGAAGAAGTTGACCGAAGAATTAAGGATCGAGTTACTGGCGAACTTCGTTATTACGATTCGGCTGTCCACCAAGGTCAGTTTCTCTTACCCAAACACGTTCGCCGAGCCATTGAAAAAGAAGAACGCTTAATAGAAGACAATCAACCCCTCTTTATTTATAGTTAA
- a CDS encoding ubiquitin-like small modifier protein 1 encodes MAVKVRIPTPLRKLTSGLGEIKIEGTTVQEIIDNLEKEYPGMRERLCDEGGELRRFVNFYLNEQDIRFIKGKETPLQEGDEISIVPAIAGG; translated from the coding sequence ATGGCTGTTAAAGTTAGAATTCCAACCCCTCTTCGAAAGTTAACATCGGGATTGGGGGAAATCAAAATCGAAGGAACCACTGTTCAGGAAATTATCGATAATTTGGAAAAAGAGTACCCTGGAATGAGAGAGAGACTTTGTGATGAAGGGGGAGAGCTTAGGCGTTTTGTTAATTTTTATTTGAACGAGCAGGATATACGTTTTATCAAAGGGAAGGAAACCCCCCTCCAGGAGGGGGATGAGATTTCGATCGTTCCTGCCATTGCGGGAGGTTGA
- the speD gene encoding adenosylmethionine decarboxylase: MHALGTHLLVELKDSNSKILNDIKKVQEILISAARQAKATIVEISFHKFSPFGISGVVVIAESHLTIHTWPEYGFAAVDIFTCGDLLKPEVAASYLIEKFQSKNPSMVEIKRGLLSKGDVKLPHKVGKGEATENDRIKELQMVP, translated from the coding sequence TTGCACGCTTTGGGGACGCATTTGCTGGTGGAGTTGAAAGATAGCAACTCCAAAATCCTGAACGATATTAAAAAAGTTCAGGAGATCCTGATCTCGGCAGCTCGTCAGGCAAAAGCCACGATTGTTGAGATCTCGTTTCACAAATTCAGTCCCTTTGGTATCAGCGGGGTTGTTGTGATAGCAGAATCTCACCTTACGATTCATACCTGGCCCGAATATGGTTTTGCCGCTGTGGACATTTTTACATGCGGGGACCTTTTGAAGCCCGAAGTCGCCGCATCTTATCTCATTGAAAAATTTCAAAGCAAAAACCCCTCCATGGTCGAGATAAAAAGGGGCCTTCTTTCCAAGGGAGACGTAAAACTTCCCCATAAAGTCGGTAAGGGAGAGGCAACCGAAAATGACCGAATCAAAGAACTACAAATGGTTCCTTGA
- a CDS encoding aminotransferase class I/II-fold pyridoxal phosphate-dependent enzyme yields MENEEQLRTPLFDAMVNLAESRKVSFHTPGHKSGKGISTRFRKFVGPKIFSIDLTTLDEVDSLQKPRGVIKEAQELASRAYGAERSFFLVNGTTGGNHAMVLSTCKPGDKILVARNAHKSVLAGIILCGANPIFFSPAYDTDLNVLMNVTFEETKNAIDQNPEAKALFLTTPNYYGITADIERIIPYAHERGIIVLVDEAHGPHLRFHPSLPISALEAGADIAVQSTHKIIGGMTQASMLHAQGNQINFRALTNALKVVQTTSPSYILMASLDLARMQMATEGAKLLEKTIKLAEEARLRINRIPGVSCFGKTNVTGTIFSKMGDLDVTKLTVTVKELGLSGYRVSQILNSTYNIQVEMADPFHILVIVSIGDRRDDLNRLVDALKEISKNNPPKAERSPLEKVDLPLFQNKVQTSSHKAFFSKHEYLNLPESIGRVSSEIVTVYPPGIPVLIPGEVITQEVIDYIKIMADLGATIDGLNESNTLVGVVTTS; encoded by the coding sequence ATGGAAAATGAAGAACAGTTACGAACCCCCCTGTTTGACGCAATGGTGAATTTGGCGGAGAGTCGGAAGGTCTCCTTCCATACCCCTGGTCACAAAAGCGGAAAGGGAATCTCAACACGTTTTCGTAAATTTGTGGGCCCTAAAATTTTCTCCATCGACCTCACCACTCTGGACGAGGTGGACTCACTTCAAAAACCTCGGGGAGTCATCAAAGAAGCCCAGGAACTCGCCTCCCGGGCCTACGGCGCGGAACGTTCTTTTTTCCTTGTCAATGGGACCACTGGGGGAAATCATGCCATGGTTTTATCCACCTGTAAACCAGGGGATAAAATTTTGGTTGCCCGAAACGCACACAAATCAGTCTTGGCGGGAATCATTCTCTGTGGCGCAAACCCTATTTTCTTTTCTCCTGCCTATGACACAGATTTAAATGTGTTAATGAATGTCACCTTTGAAGAAACCAAAAACGCCATTGATCAGAACCCGGAAGCAAAAGCCCTCTTTTTGACCACGCCTAACTATTACGGGATTACCGCAGATATTGAACGGATCATTCCCTATGCCCATGAGCGGGGAATCATTGTGTTGGTAGACGAAGCCCATGGTCCCCATCTTAGATTTCACCCTTCCCTTCCCATATCTGCCTTAGAAGCGGGGGCAGACATTGCTGTGCAGAGCACCCATAAAATCATCGGGGGAATGACTCAGGCTTCTATGCTTCACGCCCAAGGGAATCAAATTAATTTTAGAGCGCTCACCAATGCACTAAAAGTGGTTCAAACCACCAGCCCTTCTTATATTTTGATGGCCTCTCTGGACCTTGCCAGAATGCAAATGGCCACCGAAGGGGCCAAGCTTTTGGAAAAAACCATTAAACTGGCCGAAGAAGCCCGGTTGAGAATTAACCGAATTCCGGGGGTAAGTTGTTTCGGCAAAACCAATGTAACGGGGACGATTTTCTCAAAGATGGGTGATTTAGATGTGACCAAGCTGACTGTTACCGTTAAAGAGCTGGGCCTCTCCGGGTATCGGGTTTCACAGATTTTAAATTCCACCTATAACATCCAGGTTGAAATGGCAGACCCTTTTCACATCCTGGTCATTGTGTCGATTGGGGACCGAAGGGATGACCTGAACCGGTTGGTCGACGCCCTCAAAGAGATTTCCAAAAACAACCCCCCTAAAGCGGAACGCTCGCCATTAGAAAAAGTCGATCTTCCACTTTTTCAGAATAAGGTGCAGACCTCATCTCACAAAGCTTTTTTTTCAAAACATGAATATTTAAACCTCCCTGAATCCATAGGAAGAGTCAGCTCGGAAATTGTCACGGTTTACCCACCGGGTATTCCTGTTTTAATTCCAGGAGAGGTGATCACCCAAGAAGTCATTGACTATATCAAAATCATGGCTGATCTCGGGGCAACCATCGATGGGTTGAATGAAAGCAATACCCTGGTGGGTGTGGTCACCACATCTTAA
- the cysK gene encoding cysteine synthase A, translating to MRIKINGKEEEVQEKTVLALLKTKEIEPQMVSVEFNSKILNREDFSQTNLKEGDRIEFLFFMGGGEPGVPQDVVELIGNTPMVPLRRVGEGKRADLFAKIEFFNPGGSVKDRICLSMIDEAEKQGKIRPGSTIIEPTSGNTGIGLALVSAVRGYKLILVMPESMSMERASLLSSYGSQLVLTPGWEGMRGAIKEAQSILEQNPSYFMPNQFENPANPAIHRATTALEIWDDMDGKVDAFVVGVGTGGTITGVGEVLKERNPRVKIIAVEPTTSPVLSGGDPGPHKIQGIGAGFIPKILNRQVLDQIITVEDDEAYRMAKLLAKKEGLLVGISSGANVHAALQVAQELGPGKRVVTLLPDTGERYISIEKYFNI from the coding sequence ATGCGAATTAAAATAAACGGAAAAGAAGAGGAAGTCCAAGAAAAAACAGTATTGGCCCTTTTAAAAACAAAGGAGATCGAACCTCAAATGGTCTCCGTGGAATTCAATTCAAAAATTCTCAACCGGGAGGATTTTTCTCAGACTAATCTTAAAGAGGGAGATAGAATTGAGTTTCTTTTCTTTATGGGAGGAGGAGAACCCGGTGTTCCTCAAGACGTGGTGGAACTCATTGGGAACACGCCTATGGTTCCTCTGCGACGGGTTGGAGAAGGAAAAAGAGCCGATCTTTTTGCAAAGATTGAATTTTTTAACCCGGGCGGAAGTGTGAAGGACCGGATTTGCCTGAGCATGATCGATGAAGCTGAGAAACAAGGAAAAATCCGCCCAGGATCCACTATTATTGAACCGACCAGTGGAAACACAGGGATCGGGCTTGCGCTGGTTTCAGCGGTTCGAGGGTATAAACTTATTTTGGTAATGCCCGAGAGTATGAGTATGGAGCGAGCCAGTCTTCTTTCTTCCTATGGATCCCAATTGGTTCTAACCCCAGGCTGGGAAGGCATGAGAGGTGCAATTAAGGAAGCCCAAAGCATTTTGGAGCAGAATCCAAGCTATTTTATGCCCAATCAATTTGAAAATCCTGCAAACCCAGCTATTCATCGTGCCACTACCGCTCTCGAAATTTGGGATGATATGGATGGAAAGGTGGATGCTTTCGTGGTGGGGGTGGGAACGGGGGGAACCATCACAGGTGTTGGGGAGGTTTTGAAAGAGAGAAACCCAAGGGTCAAAATTATTGCTGTTGAACCAACCACCTCTCCTGTTCTCTCGGGAGGAGATCCTGGTCCTCATAAAATTCAGGGCATTGGGGCGGGGTTTATTCCAAAAATTTTGAACCGCCAGGTTTTGGATCAAATTATTACCGTGGAAGATGATGAAGCTTATCGAATGGCAAAGCTCTTGGCTAAAAAAGAAGGGTTGCTGGTTGGCATTTCTTCGGGAGCCAACGTACATGCTGCCCTTCAGGTGGCGCAGGAGTTGGGCCCTGGAAAGCGGGTGGTTACCTTGTTGCCGGATACAGGGGAACGTTACATTAGCATTGAAAAATATTTTAATATTTAG
- the moeB gene encoding molybdopterin-synthase adenylyltransferase MoeB, whose product MGSSFSDEEIQRYSRHIILPEVGGKGQKKIKESKVFCVGAGGLGSPAALYLAAAGVGTLGIIDADHVDLSNLQRQILHSTKNVNQLKVESAKETLNGINPHTEVKMYPTKLSSDNILDLIRDYDVVMDGSDNFPTRFLVNDACFFMKKPLVSGSIFRFEGQVTSLKAFVDGNPCYRCLYPEPPPSGLVPSCQEAGILGVLAGTIGVIQATEVLKEILGIGETLYHRLMLYDALEMKFREVKTLKDPQCILCGPNPKITKLIDYEISCTI is encoded by the coding sequence ATGGGGAGTAGTTTTTCTGATGAAGAAATACAACGGTACAGCCGGCACATCATCCTCCCCGAAGTAGGGGGAAAGGGCCAAAAGAAAATCAAGGAATCAAAGGTTTTTTGTGTGGGGGCGGGAGGTCTTGGTTCCCCGGCGGCGCTTTATCTGGCCGCTGCGGGGGTGGGAACATTGGGGATTATTGATGCCGACCATGTTGACCTCTCTAACCTGCAACGGCAGATTCTTCATTCGACAAAAAACGTTAATCAACTCAAGGTGGAATCCGCCAAAGAAACCCTTAATGGAATTAATCCTCACACGGAAGTGAAAATGTATCCCACCAAACTGTCTTCCGATAATATTCTTGATCTGATACGGGATTACGATGTGGTGATGGATGGTTCGGATAATTTCCCCACCCGTTTTCTCGTGAATGATGCCTGTTTTTTTATGAAGAAACCCCTGGTTTCCGGAAGTATATTCCGTTTTGAAGGGCAAGTAACCAGCCTCAAGGCTTTTGTCGATGGTAATCCCTGTTACCGGTGCCTCTACCCCGAACCTCCTCCTTCGGGTTTAGTTCCCAGTTGCCAGGAAGCGGGAATTTTGGGTGTTTTGGCCGGGACCATTGGCGTCATTCAGGCGACGGAAGTTTTGAAGGAGATTTTGGGAATTGGTGAAACACTCTATCATCGATTAATGCTTTATGATGCCCTAGAAATGAAATTCAGAGAAGTTAAAACGCTGAAAGACCCTCAGTGTATTCTCTGCGGACCAAACCCCAAAATTACCAAATTGATCGATTACGAAATTTCTTGTACGATTTAA
- the thrC gene encoding threonine synthase, whose translation MAKMKGLKCRECGKGYPLDPIHVCEFCFGPLEVVYNYSEIANQFSRKDILSGPNSLWRYHALLPVEGPPTVGLHGGFTPMLHAKNLGKYLGLDELYLKNDTVNHPTLSFKDRVVAVALTRAKEFGFSTVACASTGNLANSVSAHAAEAQLRCFVFIPSDLEMGKILGNLIFKPTVVAVEGTYDDVNRLCSEIAGEYPWAFVNINVRPYYSEGSKTLAFETAEQLGWNAPQHVVVPIASGSLLTKIWKGLKEFETLKFIDPIQTRVHGAQAEGCSPVASAFQEGRDFIKPVKPKTVAKSLAIGNPADGFYAIKTARESNGVIEMVNDPEIVEGIQLLAQTEGVFAETAGGVTIAVLRKLVKQGVIQKGEVTVAYITGNGLKTQEAVRHVVDEPTRIRPSLSDFENTFGLDQEKEKK comes from the coding sequence ATGGCTAAAATGAAAGGGTTAAAATGTCGTGAGTGTGGAAAGGGCTATCCCCTTGATCCCATCCATGTTTGCGAGTTTTGTTTTGGTCCTTTGGAAGTGGTTTACAATTATTCAGAAATTGCGAATCAATTTTCCCGAAAGGATATTCTGAGTGGCCCCAATAGCCTTTGGCGTTATCATGCGCTTCTCCCTGTGGAAGGTCCACCCACGGTTGGGCTTCACGGGGGGTTTACTCCGATGCTGCATGCCAAGAATCTCGGGAAATACTTGGGATTAGATGAGCTTTACCTGAAAAATGACACGGTTAATCATCCCACCCTTTCTTTTAAAGACCGGGTGGTTGCCGTTGCTTTGACCCGGGCAAAGGAATTCGGGTTTTCTACCGTTGCCTGTGCTTCTACGGGGAATCTTGCCAATTCGGTGTCTGCTCATGCCGCTGAAGCCCAATTGAGGTGTTTTGTCTTTATTCCAAGCGATTTGGAGATGGGGAAGATTCTCGGTAATTTAATTTTTAAACCCACGGTGGTGGCCGTTGAAGGCACCTATGACGATGTGAATCGGTTGTGCAGCGAAATCGCGGGGGAGTACCCTTGGGCTTTTGTGAACATTAATGTCAGGCCTTATTATTCGGAAGGGTCAAAAACCTTGGCGTTCGAAACCGCTGAGCAACTGGGGTGGAATGCACCGCAACACGTGGTGGTTCCCATTGCTTCAGGCTCACTTTTGACTAAAATTTGGAAGGGACTCAAGGAGTTTGAAACGTTAAAGTTCATTGATCCCATTCAAACCCGAGTTCATGGAGCTCAGGCGGAGGGATGTTCACCCGTGGCCAGCGCCTTTCAGGAAGGACGGGATTTTATCAAACCGGTGAAACCCAAAACCGTTGCAAAATCCTTGGCCATTGGCAATCCAGCTGATGGATTTTATGCTATCAAAACCGCCCGTGAGAGCAATGGGGTAATTGAAATGGTGAATGATCCCGAAATTGTAGAGGGAATTCAGCTGTTGGCTCAGACCGAAGGGGTGTTTGCGGAAACCGCGGGAGGGGTGACCATTGCCGTCCTCCGGAAATTGGTAAAACAAGGGGTGATTCAAAAGGGAGAGGTAACCGTTGCCTATATTACCGGGAATGGTTTGAAAACACAGGAGGCAGTTCGACATGTGGTAGATGAACCCACCCGGATTCGACCCAGCCTTTCTGATTTTGAGAACACCTTTGGTTTGGACCAAGAAAAGGAAAAAAAATAA
- a CDS encoding NIL domain-containing protein: MASLKVHITFPEEKIKEPIIYLVGQEYKVVTNIRKADVTEKTGWVDLELVGDPKEIERAVEGIKKKGVKVDPIERNIIE, from the coding sequence ATGGCAAGTCTAAAAGTTCATATTACATTTCCTGAAGAGAAAATAAAAGAGCCAATCATTTATCTGGTGGGCCAGGAATACAAAGTCGTCACCAATATTCGAAAGGCCGACGTCACTGAAAAAACGGGGTGGGTGGATTTGGAGCTCGTTGGTGATCCTAAGGAAATTGAACGGGCGGTAGAGGGTATTAAGAAAAAGGGCGTTAAGGTTGATCCCATCGAACGAAATATTATTGAGTGA